The Bradyrhizobium sp. CCGB01 genome segment CAACGCACCCGGCCTACGGCCGCGAGCCAATTCGCGCCCGCCGATCTCTTGCAGGCAATTCTGGTGGTGTCGTCATTCGGGTTCTGGGCGGTGATGCTCGGCCTGATGCCGGTGCTGCTGTTTCGCGTCTGGCTGGTCGGCTGACGCGCGCACCCGCGCGGATGGTTAATCCGTGGTAGCACCTGTGTTCGAATGCGCGCGAGATCGCGACGCGGAATCTTAAAACATCCCGCCTATCACTGACGTGATTAAGCGAAGAAATCGCGGGGGCGTTTCGTGAATACTCAGAATGAAGTGGTGTCGCATTACGACGCCGGACAGCAGAGCTTTACCACCGAGGACATTCTCTGGGCCGCCGGCATCTGGTCGGTGATCCTCACCCTGTCGCCGGTCATCGTGTTCTACATGCTGATGGTGGCGTAGCTTTCATAGTGATCCCCACAAACGCAAAACGCGCGACATTCGCGCGTTTTCCGTCCGGGGAATGAATTATGAAAATTATGCCGCCTGCTTGTGCATTGCGCCGGAAGCCGACGCCGTGCCGCGAATAGCCTTCACTGAACGCTCGATCGCCGCCCACAGCCTTGCGATTTCCTGGGCCGCACGGCTCTCGGCCTGATATTCGCGCGCGCCTTCGCCGTGGCTGAGCGCCATCAACAAATCAGAACGGTTGGTGATCTGGCCGCCCCACACCGGAGCGCGGAATTTCGCCAGCGCCTCGCGGGCGATGGTGACGATCGGGCTCTCGGCCTCGTCGCGCTTGGCCGGCGCACCGTTGAGCACGACCGCGTAGGGCTTGCGCGCCGCACGGCACATCTGGATGGTTTCCTGCACCGCGTTGACGTCGAACACGCCGGGCCGCGCCGGAATGACCACCATCGTCGCGTTCTTGATCGCGTCGTCGACGACGGCCGAGAGGTTCGGCGGCGTGTCGATCAACACCCATTCATAACCGTCGCGCTTGGCAGCGGAGACGATGCCGCTGACCGAGTTCACGGCAGCCTTGATCGGCGGTTCGTTGGTGCCGCGCAGCTTGTGCCACAGCGTGAGCGAGCCCTGCGGATCCGCGTCCACCAGCATGACCTGCTTGCTCGCCTTGATCTGCGCAGCAAGATGTGCGGCGAGGGTACTCTTGCCCGAGCCGCCTTTACGCGATGCGAAAACAATAACGTTCATACCCTTGGCCTCCAGATTGACCCCAGGCCGCGAAAATGAATCACCACACTGATTCGGGAAAGAAAAATTTATCGGCAGTTGCCTTGCCGCCACGAAATAACAAGACGTGTTGGCTTTTGAGTCACACTGCCGTGAGCGACTGCGACACAAACTGCAATGAAACGCCGTTCACGCCGGTAATCGTGCGTTTTCCAGGCGGCAATGCGGGACAAAACGGCATGCAACCTCACCGCGCAAATCCTCTCGCAGCTCTCCGCCATCGAACGCGACCGTAATTGTCGCAAATGTCCGCATGGGAAGGCGAACAAAAGGAGTCCGGTGGCTGTCGCGTGGCTGATGCCCGAACATGCAAATGCCCGGGCCATCCTGCCCGGGCATGAGTTTCGGCCGAGGAACGCAGCGCCCCGCGTTCAGCCTTCGCTAGAGTTCTTCTTCCTGGCCGTCTTCGGCGCCGGCTTGGTGCTCTTCTTCGCAGACTTTGCCGGGGAGCTTTTGATGCTGGTCGGCTTGCCGGCGCGGACCTCGCCCCGCTCCGGTCCCGACCGGAAGAACGCCCGGCACTGCGGCGAGAGCTGCGACTTCTTCTGGATCATGCAGGCGGTGATGGCATCGACGTTCGGAACGAACTCGCCGCACAGCCGCATCGCATCCGGCGTGCAGGCCTGCTGCTCTTCCTGCGTGTAGGCGAAGCCGGCGCCGGGTTGGACCAGGACGGCCAAGCCGAGAGCAAGGGCAAGCGAGAGGCTTGCAGCGGCCAAGGATTGCTTGAAGCGAAACGCCGGCATCGATCCCCCCAAATGTCGAGTCAGAGCGAATAGTGGGTGAACGGGCGTTCGTTGGCAACGAGGCTCGCGGCGAAAGCTCGGACGTGTGCGGTCTCGGCAACAGGCGGTCGGACTGGCACCAGGCCGCTCAGCCCGGCGCCAGTGGCACTCTGCGCCGTCATCACCCGCCTCGTGCGCAATTGCGCACTGGGGCGGGTGATCCAGTATCCCAGAGACGTTCGTGGGCCCCCGAGAAGCCGCGGCGTACTGGATCTCCCGCTTTCGCGGGGGATGACAGCTGTGGGTGGGGTAAGACCAGCCCTTCCAACAAAAATGGGAAAACAACCCCATGCACAGTAGCCATGTCCCGGCAAACGCTACGGATTTCCAGGCGCTCTTACGGATTTTTCGAATCCGTTTTGACTCGTCGGGCAAAACAGGGGCATAATGCCATCGTTCGAAATTGCGTGGGGTGGTCAGCTTCCCCTTGAGGTGAGGGTCGCATGGCCACCGTGTTGATCGTCGCGCCGGTGTTCGCCCTGATCGCGGCCGGCTATGCGGCGGTGCTGTTTCGCTTCGTCACCGAGACCGCGCACAAGGGCATCTCCGAATTCGCCTTCAGCATCGCGATCCCCGCGCTGCTGTTTCGCACCATCGTCGTGTCGGAATTCCCCGACGTCAGCCCGTGGCGGATGTGGGGCAGCTATTACGGCGCGCTTGCCCTCACCTGGATCGCGGCGCTGGCGCTCTCAGTGCTGCTGCGCGCGCGGCGCGAGGACCGCGAGGACGGCGTCGTGTTCGCGATCGGCTCGGTCTACGGCAACATCGTGATGCTCGGCATTCCGCTCGTGCTCTCGGCGCTCGGCAACGAGGCCGCGGGGCCGATGGCGCTGATCCTGTCGGTGAACACGCCGCTGCTCTGGCTCTGCGGCATTTTGCAGATGGAGCTGGTCAGCCAAAAACGGACCGGCTCGCCCCTGTCCGTGATCCGCCCCGTGCTCGCCGACCTCGCGCGCAATCCGTTGATGCTGGCGATCGGCTTTGGCGTGGTCTGGCGCTTCACCGGCCTCGGCCTCAATCCGGTGGTCGACCGGACCATCGAGCTGCTCGCACAGGCGGGATCGCCGGCCGCGCTGATCGCGCTCGGCATCAACCTGTTCCGCTTCGAGGTGAAGGGCGAGAAGCTCAGCATCCTCGTGATGTGCGCGCTCAAGCTCGCGGCGATGCCCGCCGCCGCGTTCGTGCTGGCAAAGCTGCTGGGCCTGCCGCCGGTCGCAGCCGGCGTGATCGTGCTGTTCGCGGCCATGCCGACCGGCGCAAACGCCTACATCTTCGCGGCGCAGTACCAGCGGCTGGTGAACCCGGTGTCGGGCGCTGTGGCACTGGGCACGCTGCTGGCGGCGGTGACGTTGCCGGTGGTGGTGATGGTGGTGAGGTAGGACGCCTGACGATGCCGAATCCGCTATCCGACGCGCTGGCCCACGCGCCAGCCCATCTCCCAGAAGTCCGCCTCGAGCCGGGTGGCTTCCTTGAAGATCGCAATCAGTTCGGCCTCGCGGGCCGGCGTGGCGTAGAGATCGGCGAGATGCTCCAGATGCGCCTGCGCCTTGGCAGCGACCTCCTGGTACGGCGCGCCGGCGTACTCGGCGATCCAGACGCGGTAGGCGTTCGTCGCGGCGTCCGCGCCGGGTCGCGCCGCAAGCCGCGTTGCAATCTCCGCGTACCCGATCACGCAAGGCGCCAGCGCCACCTTGAGTGCCAGCAGATCACCGCGCATTCCCGCGTCGAGCACGTAGCGTGTATAGGCCAGCATCTCGGCCGCCG includes the following:
- a CDS encoding AEC family transporter, with the protein product MATVLIVAPVFALIAAGYAAVLFRFVTETAHKGISEFAFSIAIPALLFRTIVVSEFPDVSPWRMWGSYYGALALTWIAALALSVLLRARREDREDGVVFAIGSVYGNIVMLGIPLVLSALGNEAAGPMALILSVNTPLLWLCGILQMELVSQKRTGSPLSVIRPVLADLARNPLMLAIGFGVVWRFTGLGLNPVVDRTIELLAQAGSPAALIALGINLFRFEVKGEKLSILVMCALKLAAMPAAAFVLAKLLGLPPVAAGVIVLFAAMPTGANAYIFAAQYQRLVNPVSGAVALGTLLAAVTLPVVVMVVR
- the tenA gene encoding thiaminase II codes for the protein MSFFERLKTAASVEWRAYTEHPFTNGLADGSLPEAAFRHYLVQDYLFLIEFARAYALAVYKSPKLADMREAAAGLSAILDVEMNLHVKLCADWGLSPADLEQAPPAAEMLAYTRYVLDAGMRGDLLALKVALAPCVIGYAEIATRLAARPGADAATNAYRVWIAEYAGAPYQEVAAKAQAHLEHLADLYATPAREAELIAIFKEATRLEADFWEMGWRVGQRVG
- a CDS encoding ParA family protein encodes the protein MNVIVFASRKGGSGKSTLAAHLAAQIKASKQVMLVDADPQGSLTLWHKLRGTNEPPIKAAVNSVSGIVSAAKRDGYEWVLIDTPPNLSAVVDDAIKNATMVVIPARPGVFDVNAVQETIQMCRAARKPYAVVLNGAPAKRDEAESPIVTIAREALAKFRAPVWGGQITNRSDLLMALSHGEGAREYQAESRAAQEIARLWAAIERSVKAIRGTASASGAMHKQAA